CGCTGGTCGGGGCCAGCCTCACCAGGTCGAAGAGTTCGTGGAGTAGCGCGGTGGGAACGGGCTCGGGCAGCCACGCGGTGTGGGTCCGGGCCGAGTGGAACAGCACATCCAGAGCGGCTGCGTCCAACCGGGCGAGGTGAGCGTTAGCCGACATGCGAACTCCTCCATAAAAGTTAACGAGCGGACGGTACACCAGTTGACCAATTGTGTAAAAAACTATTCGTTGTGACACAACTTTTCAAACCGTTCCAGAGCGGCATGAATCTGCGTCAGTTCTGCCTCGGAGGAACTGCCGAAAATCGTCTGAACCAGCTGCCCTTGTTCGGGCTGGGCCTTGGTTGCGAGTTTTCGCCCCGCGGGGGTCAGGAAAATGCGATTGGCCCGGCGGTCGTCCGGGTCGGCGCGCCGCTCGACCCACCCGGCCGCACTCACGCGGTCGATCAGACCGACCACGTTCGCCTTGGTGACGAGCAACCGCTCGGCCAATTCTTGCTGGGTAATCCCGTCCCCGTGGCAGAGAGTCATCAAGAGATCGAATTGCGCGAGGGTCAGTCCGTGGTCCGCCAGGGCCGCAGACATCCGACGCTCCAGACTGCCGTGCAAACGCAAGAACGCGACGGCGACCTTGTGCGGCCAACCGAACGGGGCATCGGGCAACACCGGCAAGGGCGTCGTTTTGCGTGCGCGGCTCATTTGGTTAATATATTAACCAAATGAGTAGATTCGTCAAGGGTCGCCAAAAGAGAAACCGATTTCACCGCTTCCGCTTCGCCTGCGGTGAAATCGGTTTCTCTTCGCCTGTTTTATTTTCCGCCGACCGCACCAGCGGGCTGCGGCTCGGGCAGCAATTGCTTCTCGATGCCCGGCGGCCATTCAAAGGCTGTCGCGAGTGCGTCGATCGGCTCGCCGAGTTGTGGGATCAAGTCTTCGCGCATATTTCCGAGCCGTTTGCGGGTGGCGAGAACGAGTGTCGGGATGCGGTCCACCGGCAGTTTCATCAGTCGGCAGCAGGTCGCATCCACGGCCACGAGGTCCGCTCCCATGACCAAGGCGCCGACCGGCTTTGCCGTACCGTTCAGGGGTCCGTCGCCCTCCATGCCGATGATGCCGTCCACGATCGCCAGGTGCGGCGTGTGCGTGCAGGCGATGTCCACGATGCTGTTCGTGATCCCCCGCCAGTGGAGTTCGTTCTTCGGCCACCCGTAGCAGATCCCCGGGAGCGTGCCGAACAGGTTCTTGAGCGAGAGAGTCGCACCGGCCCAATGGTGCGTCTTTAATTTCGGTAGCGAGACGAACACGTCGGCTTCGACGATCGTTCGCGAGAGGTAGAGGTATTCCAGTCCGGTCGCCCGGCCGAGGTTGGGCGTCTTCACCGGTTCGTCGTGGTTGACGTCCACGAAGCGAACACCGTGGTGCCGCAGGACGTCGCCCAGTCCGCTCTCGTTGACCAGAAACTGAACGTTCCGCCAGTGCCCCGGCCCTTCGGCCACGATGATTTCCGCCGCCCCCTCGCGCTTGAATAACTCGATCACCGCGGATACGAATCGGGGGTCGGTGTTGATGACCTTGTTGCGGTGGTATTCGACCAGATTCGGCTTCAACACAACCCGCTTCCCTGCCACCGGGACGGCCGCGCGGAAGTGTTCGTACTGCTTCTGGAGGACGTCCGCGAGCGGGCCGTCGTAGTCGGCCGCGCGGGCGATGTGGACGGCGGATGTCGGGGGCAACGGTTTGAGGGCGGCGAGCCCGTTGATGAGGAACCCCCGGAACTTCGACGCGATCCGCTCGGTGAGCGGACGCCGCGGGCCGGTGGGGAGTGTGGACCAATCGGTTGGCCGGTCGGCCCCGAGGACTGCGCCGGGAGCCACCTTCGGGGTATCGGTGAGGCGGAAGGGGTTGCGGTTGATGGTGTCCAAAGCGAGGGCTGCCAGGGCGAGTCGGAGCGGGCCGGCTCCGAGTCCCGCGCCGGCGGCCGTCTCGATCGCGAGCGATTCTCTTAGGCGGGCGTCGAGGACTGGAAGCGCGGCTCGTGTGGCGGCGTCGTTCGCGTGACACGCCAGGGCGAGTTTGATCCAGGCCAGGTGTTCGACGTCGGTCGTTTTCTCGCCGTGGACGCGGAGGTAGCCCTTGGCTGCCTCGACCCGCGGTTCGTCGGTCACGCCCTGGAGCGCGAGTAGCATGACGGCCGTCGGGCCGGGGATCGGCTCGGTCGGCTTCCCGAGAACGACGCGGTTCCCGTAGTTGGCGCCGCCCGAATCGAACGCCCGGTCGAGCAGCAGCCGAAGTCCCTCGCTGACTCGCGGGTGGTCGCCCGCTCCCGCGGCGCGCAGCGCGAGACAGGCCCATGCGGTCGGCTCGACCCAGGAAAACGTGTCTTCCGCCCACGGCCAGCCGAGCAACTTCAAATCAATGTCCAGCATGTCGTCGACTTCGGGGTCGGCTTTGACCACACGACCTTCGAGCGCGAGCAGTCGGTCGGCGACGGGCTTCAGGTCTGCTGGTGGGTGGCCGAGTCCGGCGCGGGCGAACAGCACGAGCGCGGTCGTCCAGGCTGCCTGCGGGCGGCCGCGAGTGAGGCGATAGCTGCCGTCCGGGAGGCGGTGGACGTCCAGGGCGCGGAGTGCGGCCGTGACTCGGTCGGCGTACTTCGCGTCGCCGCCCAGCGCGAGCGCTGAAAGGCAGGTCGGCTCCAGGTGGGTCGGCTGGTTGGGCTGATATCCCCAACCGCCGTCGGCGTTAGTGAGCCCGGTGAGGCGGTCGAGGACGGAAGTCGAGTCGGACATGAGGCTGCCCCCGGGGCACGAGATCGGGCCAGAGTTTTCCGTTCAGCATAGAACACAAAGATGCGGCGCGGGCCACGCCTGCCGCCGTCGAGCCATCTATAGACCCATGCGGACCGGCCCGCGGTCGATAATCGCTACAAGGAGAACAACTGGTGCGGGTGGCCCATTTCGACTGCTTTAGCGGGATCAGCGGGGACATGGTTCTTGGGGCGGCGATCGGCGCCGGTGCCGATGCGACGGCCGTCCGCGCGGCACTCGACTCGCTCGGCTTACCGATCGCCCTGGAAATCGAGTCGGTCAAGCGGTGCGGGTTTGCCGCCACCAAGGTGAATGTGGAGGCGAAGGACCAGGAAGATTACCGCTTCTTGCCGGACGTCGAAGCGATCATCGCGCGGGGGGCGCTGACCGACCGCCAGCGGACCCTCGCGCGGGCGATCTTCCAGAAGGTCGCCGTCGCCGAATCGGCCGCCCACGGCATGCCACTCGAACGGGTCCACTTCCACGAAGTCGGTGCGCTGGATAGCATCGCGGACATCGTCGGCGCGGCCGTCGCCCTCGACCTGCTCGGAGTCGAGAAGTTCACATCCTCGTCGGTTCCGACCGGCAGTGGAACGGTGAAGTGCGCCCACGGGATCATGCCCGTGCCGACGCCGGGAACGCTGGAATTGTTGAAGGGCGTTCCGCTGGCCAAGTCCGCGGTGAAGGGGGAACTCACCACGCCGACCGGCGCGGCCATTCTGCGAACCGTCGTGACCGAATTTATCGACACGCCGACCATGACCGTCGAGCGGGTCGGGACCGGGGCGGGGACCAAGGATTTCATCGAGCAGCCCAACATTCTTCGCCTCTTCGTCGGTACGGTGGCAGCCTCCGCGGTTGATGCGGGCGGCGAGTCGGACATGGTCTGGGTTCTCGAAACAAACCTGGACGACATCCCTTCGGAAGTGATCGGGTTTTGCGTGGACGAGTTGTTCGCGGCCGGCGCACTGGACGTGTTCACCGTCCCGATTCAGATGAAGAAAAATCGCCCGGGCGTGCTGCTCAGCGCGATCGCCGACGACGAAGTTGTGGCGAAGTTGGAAACCATTTTCTTCCGCGAGACGGCCACGTTCGGCGTGCGGAAATACTGGGCGGTACGAGCCAAACTCCAACGGGAAACGGTGTCTGCTCTGACGCAATGGGGACCGATCCGGGCGAAGCGCGGGTGGCGGGGCGATTTTGTCGTCATTACGCCGGAGTACGACGATTGTGCCCGTGTCGCCCGCGAGCAGGGCATCCCGCTGCGCGACGTCTATACGGCCGTGCGGCGGGCTACTGCGTGAGCTCGTGCGGGGCGAGGAGAGTCAGGGGGTAGACGGGGATATTGCGAAGAACCGCGTACACGACCATGACGACGACCGATGTCCACCCGAGCCACTTGGGGAAGATCGAGGTTTGCGGCTGCTCGCCCCAGAACTGAAACCAGACCGCCCGCAAAACCGCGAAGGCAAGATAGGGTGAGACCGCGACCATCAGCGGGTTATAGGCAAACGCCTGCTCGAAATGCCCGGTCGCGGCGCTGTGGACGGCGCGGGTCAAGCCGCAGCCGGGGCAGTGGATGCCGAAGAGCTGATACGACGCACACTTTGGGTAAATACTCTCCGCTGTCGGCGGCACCAGCGCGACCAACACGACTCCCGCCACCATAAGCAGTCCGACAGCTAAAATCCCGAGGCGGACCTGCCAAAGTTGCCGGCGATTCAGTTTGCGTTGCGAACCTACTTCCACCGCAACCCCTCCGTTCCGTCATTCGGCCGACACGAATTCATCATACCAGCCATCTATCCTGAGCCGAAAGAACAGCCGAGATAGCGGGTATTCCCCCACATGAGAGGATTATCGGGGGCGGGAATCCGACATGACGCAGTCGGATGGTGGTAATGGGATAAGAGTACCGGTTCAGAACGAGAGAATCTTGACATAAAGCCGATCAAGATGATAATCATAGTGAAGAAAAGTTGATCGGCTCCGGATTGTGTTGCGCCCTCTTTCTGGCTACAGATGCGATTGTTACGAAGAGCGGAAGTAAAAGACTTGTCCGCCCAGGGAGGTTTCAGAACGTGGTTCTTGTTAACCAGCTTCACGAAGCGGCCACCAACGTGGCGAATGATTCGGAACTCGAAGCCCACGTGGCCCGCTTAACGCGGGCGGCTTACAACGTCGCCCTCCGGCACGGCATCAGCGGGTCGTTCGCGGAGCTGGAACTGGCAATCTGGCGGGAGATGCGGGAAATCGTTTTGGAACGCGAAGCCGAGTGTACGAGTGTCGATAGCCAGATTGAATGAATGACGGACAGGCACCGGATTACCGATTCACCGGTGGTAAGGCATTTATCACCGGCGTCAGCAATGGTTGTGTGACAGGACACCAGCCAGTCACTTCCTGAATTTATCAGCAAATCGAGATCGATTCTGTGCGGTTGGCCTCGAATTTCGGGTCAGACAATCCGCTCGTCGAATCCTTTTCCCGCCTTTCCGAATCAGATTCTTTAGAATTCCACAACTCGCGAGTTTAGCGCCTGGTCATGGAGCCAATGGGCCTCCTGACTCCGCAGAGGATTTGCCATGCTTATGGAAGAATACAACTTCAAGCGGGAAGTGATCGATTCGAGCGAGCCGGTGCTGGTGGACTTTTGGGCCGAATGGTGCGGACCCTGCCGCCATATGAACCCAGTACTCGCGGCAATCGCTCGCGATTACAAGGTTTGCAAAGTGAACGTCGATACGAATCAACCGCTCGCCGCGAAGTTCCACGTTTCGGCGATCCCGACGCTTTTGATCTTCAAAAACGGTTCGGTCGCCAAGCGGTACGAAGGCGTGACGTCCGAACAGGCGCTGCGGGCAGATTTGTTGGCGTTGGCGTAGAAGCAAAAGCGACGGCGGCAGCGACCTTTGCCGCTGCCGCCGTCGCTTTTGCTTCGATCACTTCACGTCCGTCATGCTTTGCCAAGCTGCTTCTTGGCGGCTTTGTAGACGTTATCAACCGTGAAGCCGAAATGCTTGAGTAGGTCTTTGAGCGGGGCGGACGCGCCGAACCCGCGCATCCCGATGATTTCACCGGTCGGACCGGCGTACCGTTCCCACCCCATGACGGCTGCCATTTCGACGCAGACGCGGGCCTTGACGGCCGGCGGCAGCACCGAGTCGCGGTATTCCTGCGACTGCTTCTCGAACAACTCCCACGACGGCAGGCTAACGACCCGGGCCTTGACGCCCTCGGCTTTCAGCTTTTCGTACACTTCGACGCACAACGGCACTTCGGTCCCGGTCCCGACCAGGATCACGTCCGGCTTGCCGCCCTCGGCATCCGCCAGCACGTACCCGCCCTTGGCGACCCCACTCGCCGGCGCGTACTTGGTCCGGTCGAAGGTGGGGACGGCCTGACGGGACAGGGCGAAGATCGCCGGCTCGTGCGTATGCGTCATCGCGAAGCGGTAAGCCTCGGCCACCTCGTTCGCGTCCGCCGGCCGGTACACGATCAGGCCCGGGGTCGCGCGGAGGGACGCGAGTTGCTCGATCGGCTGGTGCGTCGGGCCGTCTTCGCCGACGCCGATCGAGTCGTGCGTGAACACGTAAATGACCGGGATTTCCATCAGGCCGGCGAGCCGGATCGGCGTCTTGCCGTAGTCGCTGAAGATCAGGAAGCCGGCCGCGAACGGTCGGAGGCCGGTGAGGCACATCCCGTTGATGGCGGCCCCCATCGCGTGCTCGCGGACGCCGAAGTGGAAATTCCGGCCGCCCGGCGTCTTGGCCGTGAACGTTCCGGCCCCTTCAAAGGTGAACTTGGTCTTGGTGGAGGGGGCGAGGTCGGCCGCGCCGCCGAGGAACCAGGGGTAGTTCTTGGCGATGCCGTTCAGCACCTTGCCGGACGAGTCCCGCGTCGCCAGACCCTTGGCGTCCGCCGGGAACACCGGGAGGTCTTTGTCCCAGCCCGCGGGCAGCGCCCGGTCCTGCATTTCCTGGATTTGTGTGGCGAGGGCCGGGAACTTGGCTTTGTAATCTTCGAATTTCTTCTTCCAGGCGGTGTGGAGTTCGGCGCCCCGCTTGCCGATGCCGTTCTTGAAATGGTCGTAGACGCCGTCCGGGACCAGGAATTTTTGGTCCTCGGGCCACTTGTAGAATCGCTTGGTGAGCTTGATTTCCTCGTCGCCGAGCGGTTCGCCGTGGGCCGCGTTGGTGTCCTGCTTGGTCGGCGCGCCCCAGGCGATGTGCGTCTTGACGATCACGAACGTCGGCCGGTCGGTCGTCTTCTGGAAGGTTTCGAGCGCCCCGGCCATCCGGGCCATGTCGTTCGCGTCGCTGACGCGGAGGACGTTCCACCCGTAGGCCATGAACCGCCCGGCCACGTCTTCGGTGAACGCGATGTCCGTGTGCCCTTCGATGGTGATGCCGTTGTCGTCGTAGATCCAGCAGAGGTTGTTCAGCTTCATGTGGGCGGCCATCGACGCCGCTTCGGACGAGATGCCTTCCATCATGCAGCCGTCGCCGCAGATCGCGTAGACGCGGAAGTCGAAGAGGTCTTCGAAACCGGGCTTGTTGTAGTTGGCCGCGAGCCATTTCCCGGCGATCGCCATGCCGACCGAGTTCGCGACGCCCTGGCCGAGCGGCCCGGTGGTCGTCTCAATTCCGGCGGTCAGGTGTGACTCCGGGTGCCCCGGGGTGATGCTGTTTAACTGACGGAACCGCTTGATCTCGTCGAGCGTGACGGCCTTCCGCCCCTCTTTAAGGTGATTCTCGTTCACCCCGGCGAGGTGGAGGAGCGAATAAAGGAGCATCGATGCGTGGCCGTTCGAGAGGACGAACCGGTCGCGGTTCGGCCAGCGCGTGTCTTGCGGGTCGTAGCGGAGGAACCGCTGCCAGAGGGTGTAGGCGACCGGAGCCAGGCCCATCGGCGCACCGGGGTGCCCCGAATTGGCTTGCTGCACCGCATCCATCGCGAGGGTGCGGATCGTGTTCACGCAAAGAACGTCTTGCGCGGTGAATTCCGGGGCGGGGGGGGCAGCGGCTTCAGCCATAATGCGCTCGCGAGTCCGTGGTGCAATAATTCGTCGGAGACAAGGATACGGGGAACAGGGTGTCAGGCAACGGGCGGACCCTCGGACTGCCGGCGTCGCTCGCGTCCGGGGATTGTCTACCTACACCGTATAAGCGTGACGACCAGTCAGCTGGTGATCGGAACCGCGGAAAATCCGTGAAAATGCAGCGTCTTTGGGGGTCGATCCGCTCTTTTTCGCGAAAATCCCGGCTCTTTTTGCGGTATTCGGCCTTTTTCCCCTTGGTTTTAAGGGTAATTCTTCTCTAAGCTGTGTGAGAAACATGTGAACACACGGTGCGAAACTGTTATCCGGGCCGTTCGGAGCGAACGGCCCTTCAAACCTCTCGGAGACGAAGTCATGGCGAAAGCGACCCCCGGCAAGGCGAAAGCTAAG
This is a stretch of genomic DNA from Fimbriiglobus ruber. It encodes these proteins:
- a CDS encoding MarR family winged helix-turn-helix transcriptional regulator, with the translated sequence MSRARKTTPLPVLPDAPFGWPHKVAVAFLRLHGSLERRMSAALADHGLTLAQFDLLMTLCHGDGITQQELAERLLVTKANVVGLIDRVSAAGWVERRADPDDRRANRIFLTPAGRKLATKAQPEQGQLVQTIFGSSSEAELTQIHAALERFEKLCHNE
- a CDS encoding DUF362 domain-containing protein, which gives rise to MSDSTSVLDRLTGLTNADGGWGYQPNQPTHLEPTCLSALALGGDAKYADRVTAALRALDVHRLPDGSYRLTRGRPQAAWTTALVLFARAGLGHPPADLKPVADRLLALEGRVVKADPEVDDMLDIDLKLLGWPWAEDTFSWVEPTAWACLALRAAGAGDHPRVSEGLRLLLDRAFDSGGANYGNRVVLGKPTEPIPGPTAVMLLALQGVTDEPRVEAAKGYLRVHGEKTTDVEHLAWIKLALACHANDAATRAALPVLDARLRESLAIETAAGAGLGAGPLRLALAALALDTINRNPFRLTDTPKVAPGAVLGADRPTDWSTLPTGPRRPLTERIASKFRGFLINGLAALKPLPPTSAVHIARAADYDGPLADVLQKQYEHFRAAVPVAGKRVVLKPNLVEYHRNKVINTDPRFVSAVIELFKREGAAEIIVAEGPGHWRNVQFLVNESGLGDVLRHHGVRFVDVNHDEPVKTPNLGRATGLEYLYLSRTIVEADVFVSLPKLKTHHWAGATLSLKNLFGTLPGICYGWPKNELHWRGITNSIVDIACTHTPHLAIVDGIIGMEGDGPLNGTAKPVGALVMGADLVAVDATCCRLMKLPVDRIPTLVLATRKRLGNMREDLIPQLGEPIDALATAFEWPPGIEKQLLPEPQPAGAVGGK
- the larC gene encoding nickel pincer cofactor biosynthesis protein LarC, whose protein sequence is MRVAHFDCFSGISGDMVLGAAIGAGADATAVRAALDSLGLPIALEIESVKRCGFAATKVNVEAKDQEDYRFLPDVEAIIARGALTDRQRTLARAIFQKVAVAESAAHGMPLERVHFHEVGALDSIADIVGAAVALDLLGVEKFTSSSVPTGSGTVKCAHGIMPVPTPGTLELLKGVPLAKSAVKGELTTPTGAAILRTVVTEFIDTPTMTVERVGTGAGTKDFIEQPNILRLFVGTVAASAVDAGGESDMVWVLETNLDDIPSEVIGFCVDELFAAGALDVFTVPIQMKKNRPGVLLSAIADDEVVAKLETIFFRETATFGVRKYWAVRAKLQRETVSALTQWGPIRAKRGWRGDFVVITPEYDDCARVAREQGIPLRDVYTAVRRATA
- a CDS encoding DUF2752 domain-containing protein — protein: MEVGSQRKLNRRQLWQVRLGILAVGLLMVAGVVLVALVPPTAESIYPKCASYQLFGIHCPGCGLTRAVHSAATGHFEQAFAYNPLMVAVSPYLAFAVLRAVWFQFWGEQPQTSIFPKWLGWTSVVVMVVYAVLRNIPVYPLTLLAPHELTQ
- the trxA gene encoding thioredoxin, whose protein sequence is MLMEEYNFKREVIDSSEPVLVDFWAEWCGPCRHMNPVLAAIARDYKVCKVNVDTNQPLAAKFHVSAIPTLLIFKNGSVAKRYEGVTSEQALRADLLALA
- the tkt gene encoding transketolase, producing MAEAAAPPAPEFTAQDVLCVNTIRTLAMDAVQQANSGHPGAPMGLAPVAYTLWQRFLRYDPQDTRWPNRDRFVLSNGHASMLLYSLLHLAGVNENHLKEGRKAVTLDEIKRFRQLNSITPGHPESHLTAGIETTTGPLGQGVANSVGMAIAGKWLAANYNKPGFEDLFDFRVYAICGDGCMMEGISSEAASMAAHMKLNNLCWIYDDNGITIEGHTDIAFTEDVAGRFMAYGWNVLRVSDANDMARMAGALETFQKTTDRPTFVIVKTHIAWGAPTKQDTNAAHGEPLGDEEIKLTKRFYKWPEDQKFLVPDGVYDHFKNGIGKRGAELHTAWKKKFEDYKAKFPALATQIQEMQDRALPAGWDKDLPVFPADAKGLATRDSSGKVLNGIAKNYPWFLGGAADLAPSTKTKFTFEGAGTFTAKTPGGRNFHFGVREHAMGAAINGMCLTGLRPFAAGFLIFSDYGKTPIRLAGLMEIPVIYVFTHDSIGVGEDGPTHQPIEQLASLRATPGLIVYRPADANEVAEAYRFAMTHTHEPAIFALSRQAVPTFDRTKYAPASGVAKGGYVLADAEGGKPDVILVGTGTEVPLCVEVYEKLKAEGVKARVVSLPSWELFEKQSQEYRDSVLPPAVKARVCVEMAAVMGWERYAGPTGEIIGMRGFGASAPLKDLLKHFGFTVDNVYKAAKKQLGKA